A genomic segment from Spinacia oleracea cultivar Varoflay chromosome 3, BTI_SOV_V1, whole genome shotgun sequence encodes:
- the LOC110787492 gene encoding pentatricopeptide repeat-containing protein At1g20230 has translation MRFKLPSNISPQLGENLLKPILNSGDLTRARQLFDKIPEPNLHSWTNLISAYTKQGLPNEAINLYSLFRKKNDIHLPPDRILLLSVIKACAAFADLTKAKEIHEDAVTYRFVSDLNVGNALINMYGKCKFCEGAQSVFDGLPFKDVISWTSLLSSYVNSGFFREGLVTFREMGLNGLRPNAVTVSSILPACSELKWFNSGRQIHGYVVKDGVGENAFVTSALVDMYASCSCLKEAQLVFDHMLVRDIVSWNVILSAYFLNGESEMALSLFDEMRTQEVTLNYDSWNTAIGGCVQNGENTQALELLIQMQIKGLKPNHITITSVLPACSNLESLRKGKEIHAYIFRNKTFSDMTTTTALVYMYAKCGELEISSQIFNMMPRKDAIAWNTMIISNSMHGKGDEALLLFKNMIISGVKPNSVTFTGVLSGCSHSRLVDEGIQVFHSMRDYFIEPDADHYSSLVDLLSRAGQLEEAYEHIQKMPMKATAGAWGALLGGCRVYKNVDLARIAAKNLFEIEPDNPGNYVLLSNIFVAGKLWGEASKYRKIMEEKGMSKPPGCSWIQVKNKVYTFAVGDKSNEQSDEITKFLNDIRYKVRLAGYFPNTDFVLQDLDQEEKEEVLCNHSEKLAVAFGLLNLNGESSIRVFKNLRICGDCHNFIKFTAKVVGIQIIVRDSLRFHHFKEGLCSCRDFW, from the exons atgcgtttcaagttaccCAGTAACATCTCACCCCAACTCGGAGAAAACCTCCTTAAACCCATTCTAAACTCGGGCGATTTAACTCGTGCACGCCAACTGTTCGACAAAATTCCTGAACCAAATCTACATTCTTGGACAAACTTGATTTCTGCATACACAAAGCAAGGTCTTCCAAACGAAGCAATCAATCTGTATTCTCTATTCAGGAAGAAGAACGACATTCATCTTCCTCCTGATAGGATACTCCTTCTATCAGTTATCAAAGCTTGTGCTGCATTTGCTGATCTTACAAAAGCGAAAGAGATTCATGAAGATGCAGTTACATATCGATTTGTATCTGATCTTAATGTGGGGAATGCTTTGATTAATATGTATGGGAAATGCAAGTTCTGTGAAGGTGCTCAATCTGTTTTTGATGGGTTGCCATTCAAGGATGTTATTTCTTGGACCTCATTGTTATCAAGCTATGTAAATTCTGGGTTTTTTAGGGAGGGTTTGGTGACATTTCGTGAAATGGGGTTGAATGGATTGAGGCCGAATGCTGTGACCGTGTCTTCGATTCTTCCTGCTTGTTCTGAATTGAAGTGGTTCAATTCAG GTAGACAGATTCATGGGTATGTTGTGAAAGATGGGGTTGGAGAAAATGCATTTGTTACTAGTGCACTTGTTGACATGTATGCAAGCTGCTCGTGTTTGAAAGAGGCACAGTTGGTATTTGATCATATGCTTGTACGTGACATCGTCTCTTGGAATGTTATCCTATCAGCTTATTTCTTGAATGGGGAGTCCGAAATGGCTCTTAGCCTATTTGATGAAATGAGAACACAAGAAGTGACATTGAACTATGATTCATGGAATACCGCGATTGGTGGGTGTGTTCAAAATGGAGAGAACACACAAGCTCTTGAATTGCTTATCCAAATGCAAATTAAAGGGCTTAAACCGAATCACATTACCATAACTAGCGTTTTACCTGCATGCTCGAATTTAGAGAGTTTAAGGAAAGGAAAAGAGATTCATGCATACATATTCAGGAATAAGACTTTTTCTGACATGACAACTACAACAGCCTTGGTGTATATGTATGCTAAATGTGGTGAGCTTGAGATTTCGAGTCAAATATTCAATATGATGCCTAGAAAAGATGCTATAGCTTGGAATACCATGATTATTTCAAACTCCATGCATGGGAAAGGGGATGAAGCTTTGTTGCTCTTCAAGAATATGATAATTTCTGGTGTTAAACCAAATTCTGTTACCTTTACAGGAGTTCTTTCTGGTTGTAGTCACTCAAGGCTTGTTGATGAAGGTATTCAAGTTTTTCATTCGATGAGAGATTACTTCATTGAACCCGATGCAGATCATTATTCTAGTTTAGTTGATTTACTTAGTCGTGCTGGTCAACTCGAAGAGGCTTATGAACATATTCAGAAAATGCCCATGAAAGCTACTGCTGGTGCATGGGGTGCTTTACTTGGTGGTTGTAGAGTGTATAAGAATGTTGATTTGGCACGAATTGCTGCAAAGAATCTGTTTGAGATTGAACCTGATAATCCTGGAAACTATGTTTTATTGTCTAACATATTTGTTGCTGGTAAACTGTGGGGGGAAGCTTCTAAATATAGGAAGATAATGGAAGAAAAGGGGATGTCAAAACCACCCGGTTGTAGTTGGATTCAGGTCAAGAACAAAGTTTACACATTTGCAGTTGGTGATAAGAGTAATGAACAGAGTGATGAGATAACCAAATTCTTAAATGATATCAGATATAAGGTAAGATTGGCCGGGTATTTTCCAAATACTGATTTTGTTCTGCAAGATCTGGATCAAGAAGAGAAAGAGGAAGTCTTGTGCAATCATAGCGAGAAGCTAGCAGTTGCTTTTGGGTTACTGAACTTGAACGGGGAATCTTCAATTCGCGTGTTCAAGAATTTGAGAATATGTGGCGACTGtcataatttcattaaattcacAGCCAAGGTTGTTGGCATACAGATAATTGTTAGAGATTCCTTGAGATTTCACCATTTCAAGGAAGGTTTATGTTCTTGTCGAGACTTTTGGTGA
- the LOC110787494 gene encoding CASP-like protein 5C1, protein MLEEMPGSLGTSASLALRLGQTLFSSASLFFMCLDVNFYGYTAFCFLVTVMGLVIPWSLTLGLVDGYSVFVKRPTRQPGVMTVIVVGDWVLSFLSLGAACSTASVAQVMMAEMVPPCPVKICSRYSISAAMAFLSWFLSFASSLFNLWILPKL, encoded by the exons ATGTTAGAGGAAATGCCTGGATCGTTGGGCACAAGCGCAAGCTTAGCTCTTCGATTGGGTCAGACTTTGTTTTCATCCGCTTCCCTTTTCTTCATGTGCCTTGATGTTAATTTCTATGGCTACACTGCTTTCTG CTTCTTAGTAACGGTAATGGGTTTGGTGATTCCATGGAGTTTGACATTGGGACTAGTTGATGGCTATTCCGTCTTTGTTAAACGCCCTACACGTCAACCCGGAGTAATGACCGTTATTGTTGTAGGAGATTGG GTTTTGTCATTCCTTTCACTAGGAGCCGCTTGCTCAACCGCAAGCGTTGCACAAGTCATGATGGCGGAAATGGTTCCGCCATGCCCGGTGAAGATCTGCAGTAGATATTCTATTTCGGCTGCCATGGCTTTCTTGTCTTGGTTTCTGTCTTTTGCTTCTTCTCTCTTTAACTTGTGGATCCTTCCTAAATTATAG